Proteins encoded in a region of the Haloglomus salinum genome:
- a CDS encoding helix-turn-helix domain-containing protein: MRPECLVVEFRVTGDDCPLAEASRTADATVDAAPPLARGDGNSLLRASTPSEAVGDLLDEDDRVRYLHGSQVDGRWNYRCLSKDPCVVHDLVDVGFLVESVHHREGIERHVGAVVGYDVLDSVLEAASDRVGVSLERVTTLGEEGDAPIAQRWDLTPAQEEAVRAALAAGYFTVPRSATAAEVAEVLDISKSAFLERLRRGQGSLFEQLFGD; this comes from the coding sequence CCGGGTGACCGGCGACGACTGCCCGCTCGCGGAGGCCTCCCGAACGGCGGACGCGACGGTCGACGCCGCGCCGCCGCTCGCCCGGGGAGACGGGAACAGCCTCCTCCGTGCGAGTACGCCGAGCGAGGCCGTCGGCGACCTGCTCGACGAGGACGACCGGGTGCGCTACCTCCACGGGTCGCAGGTCGACGGCCGCTGGAACTACCGCTGCCTCTCGAAGGACCCCTGTGTCGTTCACGACCTGGTCGACGTGGGGTTCCTGGTCGAGTCCGTGCACCACCGCGAGGGTATCGAGCGCCACGTCGGGGCGGTCGTCGGGTACGACGTGCTCGACAGCGTCCTCGAGGCCGCGAGCGACCGCGTCGGCGTCTCGCTCGAACGCGTCACGACACTTGGTGAGGAAGGTGACGCACCCATCGCGCAACGCTGGGACCTCACGCCCGCCCAGGAGGAGGCCGTTCGTGCGGCGCTGGCCGCTGGCTACTTTACGGTCCCGCGGAGCGCGACGGCGGCCGAGGTCGCCGAGGTCCTCGACATCTCGAAGTCGGCGTTCCTGGAGCGCCTTCGCCGGGGACAGGGGTCGCTGTTCGAACAGCTGTTCGGGGACTGA
- a CDS encoding MaoC/PaaZ C-terminal domain-containing protein: protein MPYSYEPHHFEDMAEGKTFESAGRTVTETDFVMHSMFTGDWTELHTNKEYSQDGTYGARIAQGPMTFILATGFVQRCGFVERTVEAFIGMNYMDIPNPVYIGDTVSATFECTTKRELDSRDDVGLVVIDASMTNQDDESVFEGDMKFLFKRQE, encoded by the coding sequence ATGCCGTACAGCTACGAGCCACACCACTTCGAGGACATGGCCGAGGGCAAGACGTTCGAGAGCGCCGGGCGGACCGTCACCGAGACGGATTTCGTGATGCACTCGATGTTCACCGGCGACTGGACCGAACTCCACACCAACAAGGAGTACTCGCAGGACGGGACCTACGGGGCGCGTATCGCACAGGGCCCGATGACGTTCATCCTCGCAACCGGCTTCGTCCAGCGCTGTGGGTTCGTCGAGCGGACCGTCGAAGCGTTCATCGGGATGAACTACATGGACATCCCGAACCCGGTGTACATCGGGGACACTGTGAGCGCAACCTTCGAGTGCACGACGAAGCGGGAACTGGATTCGCGCGACGATGTGGGGTTGGTGGTCATCGACGCGTCGATGACGAATCAGGACGACGAGTCAGTGTTCGAGGGAGACATGAAGTTCCTGTTCAAGCGGCAAGAGTAA
- a CDS encoding sensor histidine kinase has translation MTGEAREVPEASEVLDRMTDAFFALDDRWRFTYLNERARALVCRAAASEPTTEELRGRRIWDVVPAAEESVFAEQYQEAVETGESVSFEAEYEPIDTWFEVRAHPSESGLSVYFRDVTERKRQEQQRERDATALRSLYRIAADRDSSFDEKVDQVLRLGCEYLDIPYGMVNELDEDGQTVAYAHGTPDGLRPGQSMPRDEAYCKETVETDDLLAIVDAVEDGWGDDPAYAEHGLGCYIGGRIEVDDDVDRTLCFAGPDPRQTSFTETEETIVELLTQWLTFEFTRRADRRALEQKNERLENLASVVSHDLRNPLTIAKARTEFMADDAPDEHVEAVADSLDRIESLIDDLTMLARQGDIIDERRTVDLSAVATDAWGAVPTEGTGATLECEGDLSLYADRSRLQQVLENLFKNSVEHGSTSSRTQSDDSVEHGSTGSRTQSGDSVEHGSTSSRTQSDDSVEHGASEDGVTVRVGPTADGFLVADDGPGIPEDEREKVLRMGYTTEDDGSGIGMAIVREVVSAHGWSISVGESASGGARFDVTGVEPVD, from the coding sequence GTGACTGGCGAGGCGCGCGAGGTCCCCGAAGCCTCCGAGGTTCTCGACCGGATGACCGATGCCTTCTTCGCCCTCGACGACAGGTGGCGGTTCACGTACCTGAACGAGCGCGCTCGGGCGCTGGTCTGCCGGGCCGCCGCGAGCGAGCCGACGACCGAAGAACTCCGAGGACGCCGCATCTGGGACGTGGTTCCGGCCGCCGAGGAGTCGGTGTTCGCCGAACAGTACCAGGAAGCCGTCGAGACGGGTGAGTCGGTGAGCTTCGAGGCCGAGTACGAACCCATCGACACCTGGTTCGAGGTTCGCGCACACCCATCCGAGAGCGGCCTCTCGGTCTACTTCCGTGACGTGACCGAGCGGAAACGCCAGGAGCAGCAGCGCGAGCGCGATGCGACGGCGCTCCGGTCGCTCTACCGTATCGCCGCCGACCGGGACAGTAGCTTCGACGAGAAGGTGGACCAGGTCCTCCGACTGGGGTGTGAGTACCTGGACATCCCGTACGGGATGGTGAACGAACTCGACGAGGACGGGCAGACGGTCGCCTACGCGCACGGGACGCCGGACGGTCTCAGGCCGGGGCAGAGCATGCCCCGCGACGAGGCCTACTGCAAGGAGACCGTCGAGACCGACGACCTGCTGGCCATCGTCGACGCCGTCGAGGACGGCTGGGGTGACGACCCGGCCTACGCGGAACACGGACTGGGCTGCTACATCGGTGGTCGCATCGAGGTCGACGACGATGTCGACCGGACGCTCTGTTTCGCGGGCCCTGACCCACGGCAGACGTCGTTCACCGAGACCGAGGAGACCATCGTCGAACTCCTGACCCAGTGGCTCACCTTCGAGTTCACCCGCCGGGCAGACCGGCGCGCGCTCGAACAGAAGAACGAACGCCTCGAGAACCTCGCCTCGGTGGTGAGCCACGACCTCCGGAACCCGCTCACCATCGCGAAGGCCCGTACCGAGTTCATGGCCGACGATGCGCCCGACGAGCACGTTGAGGCGGTTGCCGACTCACTGGACCGAATCGAGTCGCTCATCGACGACCTCACCATGCTCGCACGGCAAGGTGACATCATCGACGAACGGCGGACCGTCGACCTGTCCGCGGTCGCGACCGACGCCTGGGGCGCGGTCCCGACGGAGGGGACGGGCGCGACGCTGGAGTGTGAGGGTGACCTCTCGCTGTACGCCGACAGGAGCCGCCTCCAGCAGGTCCTCGAGAACCTGTTCAAGAACAGCGTGGAGCATGGCTCCACGAGCAGTCGGACGCAGTCCGACGACAGTGTCGAACATGGTTCGACAGGCAGCCGGACGCAGTCCGGCGACAGCGTGGAGCATGGCTCCACGAGCAGTCGGACGCAGTCCGACGACAGTGTCGAACACGGCGCGAGCGAGGACGGCGTCACCGTCCGTGTCGGCCCCACGGCGGATGGATTCCTGGTGGCCGACGACGGCCCCGGTATCCCGGAAGACGAACGCGAGAAGGTCCTCAGGATGGGATACACGACCGAGGACGACGGCTCCGGCATCGGGATGGCAATCGTCAGGGAAGTCGTGTCGGCCCACGGCTGGTCCATCTCCGTCGGCGAGAGCGCGTCCGGCGGGGCACGCTTCGATGTGACCGGCGTGGAGCCGGTCGACTAG
- a CDS encoding SOS response-associated peptidase, whose product MCGRTSLFAPLAELETRLDATHASPEAYEPRYNVAPQDDIEVVTGADPDTIDRQHWGLLPPWADGPGDGFINARAETIAEKPAFRESWAERPCLVPSSGFYEWKETGHGKEPYRVHRPDDLLLLGGVWREWQEEDRTLRSVTILTTEPNDLMADLHDRMPVLLRPDEEATWLQGDPADRADLCRPYPDDDLEAYRIGTAVNNPTNDHPGIIERDDTEQSGLGEFA is encoded by the coding sequence ATGTGCGGCCGCACCTCCCTGTTCGCTCCGCTCGCGGAACTCGAGACACGCCTCGACGCTACTCACGCCAGTCCAGAGGCGTACGAGCCACGCTACAACGTCGCCCCGCAGGACGACATCGAGGTCGTCACCGGCGCCGACCCGGACACCATCGACCGGCAGCACTGGGGCCTGCTGCCGCCGTGGGCCGACGGTCCCGGTGACGGCTTCATCAACGCCCGCGCCGAGACCATCGCGGAGAAACCCGCGTTCCGGGAGTCGTGGGCCGAACGTCCGTGTCTCGTCCCGTCCTCGGGATTCTACGAGTGGAAGGAGACGGGCCACGGCAAGGAGCCGTACCGCGTCCACCGGCCGGATGACCTGCTGCTGCTGGGCGGCGTCTGGCGGGAGTGGCAGGAAGAGGACCGGACGCTGCGGAGCGTCACGATACTCACGACCGAGCCGAACGACCTGATGGCCGACCTCCACGACCGGATGCCAGTGCTGTTACGTCCGGACGAGGAGGCGACCTGGCTCCAGGGCGACCCCGCTGACCGGGCCGACCTCTGTCGCCCGTACCCGGACGACGACCTCGAGGCGTACCGCATCGGCACGGCTGTCAACAACCCGACGAACGACCACCCCGGCATCATCGAGCGAGACGACACCGAGCAGTCGGGGCTGGGCGAGTTCGCGTAG
- a CDS encoding hydantoinase B/oxoprolinase family protein, which yields MSEERDAGASAEVDPVTLEVARNACAAVAEEMNATLVRTAYSPNVTERRDCSCALFDADGALVAQAENIPVHLGAMPFSVAAALDAFPPERLEPGDAVLLNDPFRGGAHLPDLTLVTPVFADDAEADGDPLAFVANRAHHADVGGSRAGGVAADSTDIYQEGLRIPPVKLYEAGAANEAVFDTILANVRTPDERRGDLRAQVAANETGAERYRELHERYGEELPAITGAIQDYAERRTRAEIAALPDGEYAFDDALDDDGRGTEDIHIAATVTVDGDAVTVDFAGTAPQTRGPVNAVFAVTASATYYAVRCVTDPDVPPNAGAYRPVEVRAPEGSVVNPDPPAAVVGGNLETSQRVTDVVLGALAECAPERAAAAGQGTMNNVTFGGTDPREGREGRPWAFYETGGGGAGGHADGDGMDGVHVHMSNTLNTPVEVLETAYPLRVRRYSFRPDSGGAGEYRGGLGLRRDIEVRGTVACSLLADRHRHRPYGLAGGEPGEPGAAFHTPAGADDPTRLPPKTTLDLDPGDVVSIRSPGGGGYGDPADRSRSAIERDLRLGKLSAEAAREQYGYEAESNN from the coding sequence ATGTCTGAGGAGCGAGACGCCGGGGCGAGCGCCGAGGTCGACCCGGTGACGCTGGAGGTGGCTCGGAACGCGTGTGCCGCCGTCGCCGAGGAGATGAACGCCACGCTCGTCCGGACGGCGTACTCGCCGAACGTGACCGAGCGGCGTGACTGCTCCTGTGCGCTGTTCGACGCCGACGGCGCCCTCGTCGCGCAGGCCGAGAACATCCCGGTCCACCTCGGCGCGATGCCGTTCTCCGTCGCGGCCGCCCTCGATGCGTTCCCGCCCGAGCGCCTCGAACCGGGCGACGCGGTGCTGCTCAACGACCCGTTCCGCGGCGGCGCCCACCTTCCGGACCTCACGCTCGTCACGCCGGTCTTCGCGGACGACGCGGAGGCGGACGGCGACCCGCTCGCGTTCGTCGCCAACCGGGCCCACCACGCCGACGTGGGCGGCTCGCGGGCGGGCGGCGTAGCGGCGGACTCCACCGATATCTACCAGGAAGGGCTCCGCATCCCGCCGGTGAAGCTGTACGAGGCGGGGGCGGCCAACGAGGCCGTCTTCGACACCATCCTCGCGAACGTCCGGACGCCGGACGAGCGCCGGGGCGACCTCCGCGCGCAGGTCGCGGCCAACGAGACCGGCGCCGAACGCTACCGTGAGTTGCACGAGCGATACGGAGAGGAGTTGCCCGCTATCACCGGGGCGATTCAGGACTACGCCGAGCGCCGGACGCGTGCCGAGATCGCGGCCCTTCCGGACGGCGAGTACGCGTTCGACGACGCGCTGGACGACGACGGCCGCGGGACCGAGGACATCCACATCGCGGCCACCGTGACGGTCGACGGCGACGCGGTGACGGTCGACTTCGCGGGCACGGCACCGCAGACCCGTGGCCCCGTCAACGCCGTGTTCGCCGTGACGGCCTCCGCGACGTACTACGCCGTCCGGTGCGTGACGGACCCGGACGTACCGCCGAACGCGGGGGCCTACCGCCCGGTCGAGGTCCGTGCGCCGGAGGGCAGCGTCGTGAACCCCGACCCGCCGGCGGCCGTGGTCGGGGGGAATCTGGAGACCTCGCAGCGCGTGACCGACGTGGTTCTGGGCGCTCTTGCCGAGTGTGCGCCCGAGCGGGCCGCGGCGGCTGGCCAGGGGACGATGAACAACGTCACCTTCGGCGGGACCGACCCCCGCGAGGGCCGCGAGGGGCGGCCGTGGGCGTTCTACGAGACGGGTGGCGGCGGCGCCGGGGGCCACGCGGACGGCGACGGGATGGACGGCGTCCACGTCCACATGTCCAACACCCTCAACACGCCCGTCGAGGTGCTCGAAACGGCGTACCCGCTCCGTGTCCGACGGTACTCGTTCCGACCGGACTCTGGGGGCGCCGGCGAGTACCGGGGCGGCCTGGGGCTCCGGCGCGACATCGAGGTCCGCGGCACGGTCGCCTGCTCCCTGCTGGCGGACCGGCATCGACACCGACCGTACGGCCTGGCCGGCGGGGAGCCGGGGGAGCCGGGAGCTGCCTTCCACACGCCCGCCGGCGCGGACGACCCGACCCGACTGCCGCCGAAGACGACGCTGGACCTCGACCCGGGTGACGTGGTGAGCATCCGGTCGCCCGGCGGTGGCGGATACGGCGACCCAGCCGACCGCTCGCGCTCCGCCATCGAGCGTGACCTGCGGCTCGGGAAACTGTCGGCTGAGGCTGCGCGCGAACAATACGGATACGAGGCAGAAAGCAATAATTGA
- a CDS encoding hydantoinase/oxoprolinase family protein, with amino-acid sequence MGDSDTATRVGIDVGGTFTDVVAVTDGRVRVHKVASTPDAPAEGVVEGLSEAADEGLPLQTVDTLAHGTTVATNAVLERDWADTALLTTAGFRDVLEIGRQDRPDLYELHGEKPDPVVPRDHRYEVPGRVDERGVELEALDEEVVRDLAPDLDADSVAVALLFAFEDGSHERRVREALRDGGYEGIISLSSEVLPEIREYERTLATALNAALRPVVDRYLGRVDSQVGEAGVGADLRVMASNGGLMDAATARETPVRTLLSGPAAGVRGAAHVAARHGHDDVLTMDMGGTSCDVSLVRSGDPLVSTDVTVGEYPVATPMVDVHTVGSGGGSIAHVDAGGALRVGPESAGAAPGPVCYGRGGDEPTVTDAAFALGRIDPGAFLGDIGGAGDAAREAIERVVGEPLDAGVREAAAGILSVAEADTARALRVVSVERGHDPRDLALVAFGGAGPLIASAVASELSVPEVVVPRAAGVLSALGLLVSDLTYDESVSRVRAWSEVDAADLEALFADLESRGRERLADLPADRRRMERAFDLRYRGQAYDLTVDAPSELDGDALDTVAERFHEAHRQRYGHASPGEPLELVTVRLRARGVVDPPELDPPRTEGSVADAVREERPVTFGGRTRDTRVYDRSRLPAGGRVGGPAVVEGAESTLAVRPPDRVRVADDGSLVVEVDADV; translated from the coding sequence ATGGGCGACAGCGACACCGCCACCCGCGTCGGCATCGACGTGGGGGGCACCTTCACAGACGTCGTGGCGGTCACGGACGGGCGAGTGCGGGTTCACAAGGTCGCCTCGACCCCGGACGCGCCCGCTGAGGGTGTCGTCGAGGGGCTGTCAGAAGCAGCCGACGAGGGGCTCCCGCTCCAGACCGTGGATACACTCGCTCACGGGACGACCGTCGCCACGAACGCGGTCCTCGAACGCGACTGGGCCGACACGGCGCTCCTGACGACCGCGGGGTTCCGGGACGTTCTGGAGATCGGCCGACAGGACCGGCCCGACCTGTACGAGCTGCACGGCGAGAAGCCCGACCCCGTGGTACCCCGGGACCACCGCTACGAGGTCCCCGGCCGCGTCGACGAGCGGGGCGTCGAACTGGAGGCGCTCGACGAGGAGGTCGTCCGTGACCTCGCCCCCGACCTGGACGCGGACAGCGTCGCGGTCGCGCTCCTGTTCGCCTTCGAGGACGGCAGCCACGAACGACGTGTGCGCGAAGCGCTCCGTGACGGCGGCTACGAGGGCATCATCTCACTATCGAGCGAGGTCCTGCCCGAAATACGGGAGTACGAGCGAACGCTGGCGACGGCACTCAATGCCGCACTCCGGCCCGTCGTGGACCGTTATCTCGGCCGGGTCGACAGCCAGGTCGGCGAGGCCGGCGTCGGCGCCGACCTCCGGGTGATGGCCTCCAACGGTGGCCTGATGGACGCCGCCACTGCACGTGAGACGCCGGTGCGAACGCTCCTCTCGGGTCCTGCGGCCGGCGTCCGCGGCGCGGCCCACGTCGCCGCCCGCCACGGCCACGACGACGTCCTGACGATGGACATGGGCGGCACGTCCTGTGACGTTTCACTCGTCAGGAGCGGCGACCCGCTCGTCTCGACGGACGTGACGGTCGGGGAGTACCCTGTGGCGACGCCGATGGTCGACGTCCACACGGTCGGCTCCGGTGGTGGGTCCATCGCCCACGTCGACGCGGGGGGTGCGCTCCGGGTGGGGCCCGAGTCCGCCGGGGCAGCGCCCGGTCCCGTCTGTTACGGGCGGGGCGGCGACGAGCCGACGGTCACGGACGCCGCGTTCGCGCTCGGACGTATCGACCCAGGTGCGTTCCTCGGCGATATCGGCGGTGCGGGTGACGCGGCTCGCGAGGCCATCGAGCGCGTGGTCGGGGAGCCACTCGACGCGGGCGTTCGGGAGGCGGCCGCCGGCATCCTATCGGTTGCCGAGGCGGACACGGCGCGGGCGCTTCGGGTCGTCTCCGTCGAGCGAGGGCACGACCCGCGCGACCTCGCGCTGGTCGCGTTCGGCGGTGCCGGGCCACTCATCGCCAGTGCCGTCGCGTCGGAGCTGTCGGTGCCGGAGGTCGTCGTGCCGCGAGCGGCGGGCGTGCTCTCGGCACTCGGCCTGCTGGTCTCGGACCTCACGTACGACGAGTCCGTCTCGCGGGTCCGCGCGTGGAGCGAGGTCGACGCCGCCGACCTCGAAGCGCTGTTCGCGGACCTGGAATCCCGGGGGCGCGAGCGCCTCGCGGACCTCCCCGCCGACCGGCGTCGGATGGAACGGGCCTTCGACCTGCGCTACCGGGGGCAGGCGTACGACCTCACGGTCGACGCGCCGTCCGAGCTCGACGGCGACGCGCTGGACACCGTCGCCGAGCGGTTCCACGAGGCCCACCGCCAGCGCTACGGCCACGCCTCGCCCGGCGAGCCACTGGAGCTGGTGACGGTCCGCCTCCGGGCACGGGGCGTGGTCGACCCGCCCGAACTCGACCCGCCGCGGACCGAGGGGAGCGTCGCCGACGCCGTCCGGGAGGAACGGCCCGTCACCTTCGGCGGGCGGACCCGGGATACCCGGGTGTACGACCGCTCTCGCCTCCCTGCCGGCGGGCGCGTCGGAGGGCCGGCTGTCGTCGAGGGCGCGGAATCGACACTCGCGGTGCGGCCGCCCGACCGCGTCCGGGTCGCGGACGACGGGAGCCTCGTCGTGGAGGTGGACGCCGATGTCTGA
- a CDS encoding thiolase domain-containing protein: protein MRDAYVVGAGQSDFGAFPDESYRSLFATAFEHALDGTAVEPNDVDEAVIGTLGVGGRQLGLSGPAVTEHVGLHGVPTTRVENACAASGYAVRQGVQAIRSGMADLVLAGGVEVMTDVSSDAVRYWLGVSGETEWERLSGTTFAGVYAQMASAHMREYGTTVDQLSHVAVKNHANGAKNPHAQLGFECSLEDASSAPTVADPLTLYHCCPTTDGAAAVLLASEDAVDRFTDARVRVAGVGAGSDRVGLFQRDTYSGVPASRRAAETAYERAGAGPDDLDFAEVHDCFAIAELMAYEDIGLCEPGEAGPYIASGATRPDGETPVNTSGGLKSKGHPIGATGAGQVVEAFDQLTGGAGDRQLDAPEVGLTHNVGGSGGAAVVHLLEREHDWDDVEDGEVTA, encoded by the coding sequence ATGCGCGATGCCTACGTCGTCGGGGCCGGGCAGTCCGACTTCGGCGCCTTCCCCGACGAGTCGTACCGGTCGCTGTTCGCTACCGCCTTCGAACACGCCCTCGACGGGACCGCCGTCGAACCGAACGATGTCGACGAGGCCGTCATCGGCACGCTCGGGGTCGGTGGGCGCCAGCTCGGTCTTTCAGGCCCGGCTGTCACCGAGCACGTGGGACTGCACGGCGTCCCGACCACGCGTGTCGAGAACGCCTGCGCGGCCTCGGGCTACGCCGTCCGCCAGGGCGTGCAGGCGATCCGGTCGGGGATGGCCGACCTCGTTCTCGCGGGCGGCGTCGAGGTGATGACGGACGTCTCCTCGGACGCCGTCCGCTACTGGCTCGGGGTCAGCGGCGAGACCGAGTGGGAGCGCCTGTCGGGCACCACGTTCGCGGGCGTCTACGCCCAGATGGCCTCGGCGCATATGCGCGAGTACGGGACCACCGTCGACCAGCTCTCGCACGTCGCCGTCAAGAACCACGCGAACGGCGCGAAGAACCCGCACGCACAGCTCGGCTTCGAGTGCTCGCTCGAGGACGCCTCCTCGGCGCCGACCGTCGCCGACCCGCTGACGCTGTACCACTGCTGTCCCACGACCGACGGCGCGGCCGCGGTGTTGCTCGCCAGCGAGGACGCCGTCGACCGGTTCACCGATGCGCGGGTCCGGGTAGCCGGCGTCGGCGCGGGCTCGGACCGTGTGGGCCTGTTCCAGCGCGACACGTACTCGGGCGTGCCCGCCTCGCGCCGTGCAGCCGAGACGGCATACGAGCGGGCCGGTGCCGGCCCGGACGACCTCGACTTCGCGGAGGTCCACGACTGCTTCGCCATCGCGGAGCTGATGGCCTACGAGGACATCGGCCTCTGCGAGCCCGGGGAGGCCGGCCCGTACATCGCGAGCGGCGCGACCCGTCCGGACGGCGAGACGCCCGTGAACACCTCGGGCGGCCTGAAGTCGAAGGGTCACCCCATCGGGGCGACCGGAGCCGGGCAGGTGGTCGAGGCGTTCGACCAGCTCACCGGTGGGGCCGGGGACCGACAGCTCGACGCCCCCGAGGTGGGGCTCACCCACAACGTCGGCGGCTCCGGCGGCGCGGCCGTGGTCCACCTGCTCGAACGCGAGCACGACTGGGACGACGTGGAGGATGGGGAGGTGACGGCATGA
- a CDS encoding zinc ribbon domain-containing protein → MSDLAITGVGAYAPRLRIDADAFAEAWGRFEASGVERKAVPEADEDTLTMAAAAADRALEAAGVDGAALSALSFATTTPPLAEEELVVRLGSMLGTPETATHHQFTASTRAGARALAAAFDAERAPALVVAADCPRADPPDEREHAAGAGAAAFVLAPGDGARVVAHGESVTTRPGERFRESGDDRVQGLGVTSYDRAAFHDALAGAAADAGLDDPDVSAAAVQAPDGKRPYRTTGPLGVDSEAIQVCATVHDLGDTGAASVPLSLARALADGHDRVLAAAYGSGAGADVFLLEADEPVSTALHTDGEVDISYAEYLRRRGDLDGQEPAGGGAYVSVPTWERSIAQRHRLVAGRCPECSALAFPPEGACTDCGALVEYESVTLPGRGTVEAVTRIGRGGAPPEFATQQVRSGAFGVAIVSFDGPDGGTVSAPAQVTDHDTDVDDDLSVGDRVEAVVRRVYTQEGVTRYGFKVRPAED, encoded by the coding sequence ATGAGCGACCTCGCCATCACGGGTGTCGGCGCGTACGCGCCGCGGCTCCGCATCGACGCCGACGCGTTCGCCGAGGCTTGGGGCCGGTTCGAGGCGTCCGGCGTCGAACGGAAGGCCGTCCCCGAGGCCGACGAGGACACGCTCACGATGGCTGCCGCGGCTGCCGACCGTGCGCTCGAGGCTGCCGGCGTCGACGGCGCGGCCCTGTCGGCGCTCTCGTTCGCGACCACGACTCCGCCGCTCGCCGAGGAGGAACTGGTCGTCCGGCTGGGGTCGATGCTCGGTACCCCGGAGACGGCGACGCACCACCAGTTCACGGCGAGTACCCGCGCCGGGGCCCGGGCACTGGCTGCGGCGTTCGACGCCGAGCGAGCGCCCGCACTCGTCGTTGCCGCGGACTGCCCGCGGGCGGATCCGCCCGACGAGCGCGAGCACGCCGCTGGCGCGGGCGCTGCCGCGTTCGTACTGGCGCCCGGCGACGGCGCGCGCGTGGTCGCACACGGCGAGTCCGTCACGACGCGTCCGGGCGAACGCTTCCGCGAGTCCGGGGACGACCGCGTGCAGGGCCTCGGCGTGACCAGTTACGACCGTGCGGCGTTCCACGACGCGCTCGCCGGCGCGGCCGCTGATGCCGGTCTCGACGACCCCGACGTGTCGGCCGCCGCGGTGCAGGCGCCCGACGGGAAGCGGCCGTATCGTACGACGGGGCCCCTGGGCGTCGACAGCGAGGCCATCCAGGTCTGCGCGACGGTCCACGACCTCGGTGACACCGGGGCCGCGAGCGTCCCGCTGTCCCTGGCACGGGCGCTGGCGGACGGCCACGACCGGGTCCTCGCGGCCGCGTACGGGAGCGGCGCCGGCGCGGACGTGTTCCTCCTGGAGGCCGACGAGCCGGTGTCGACTGCCCTCCATACCGACGGCGAGGTCGACATCTCCTACGCCGAGTATCTCCGCCGGCGTGGGGACCTCGACGGGCAGGAGCCGGCTGGCGGCGGCGCCTACGTCTCCGTGCCGACCTGGGAGCGCTCTATCGCTCAGCGCCATCGACTCGTCGCCGGTCGATGTCCGGAGTGTAGCGCACTCGCCTTCCCGCCGGAAGGGGCCTGTACGGACTGCGGCGCGCTCGTCGAGTACGAGTCCGTCACGCTTCCCGGGCGGGGAACCGTCGAGGCGGTCACACGTATCGGCCGCGGCGGCGCTCCCCCGGAGTTCGCCACACAGCAGGTCCGGAGCGGCGCCTTCGGGGTCGCTATCGTCTCCTTCGACGGCCCCGACGGCGGGACCGTCAGCGCCCCCGCGCAGGTGACCGACCACGACACCGACGTGGACGATGACCTCTCCGTCGGCGACCGGGTCGAGGCCGTCGTGCGGCGGGTCTACACGCAGGAGGGCGTCACCCGCTACGGGTTCAAGGTGCGACCGGCGGAGGACTGA
- a CDS encoding DNA-3-methyladenine glycosylase family protein, translating to MHAGRVPVTEFVGGFDLQSTLESGQTYVWDRPDGGMFDDAVAWGGNAWYHTVLPATETETSEPEVLRCRLGEKTLEWEASTPHAPEHLTRLLRLDDDLDAIVEATPELPLLRRAYERYGGMRLVEDPSFACLVSFICSAQMRVSRIHGMQGRLARAYGDTVEFDGDTYHVFPTPEQLAAATEADLRDLSLGYRAPYVQRTAEMVAEGQAHPDDAREMEYEDARDYLTQFVGVGDKVADCVLLFSLDFLEAVPLDTWIRTAIEEYYPECGKGNYADTSRAIRERFGGEYAGYAQTYVFQFLRTGGE from the coding sequence ATGCACGCTGGCCGCGTTCCCGTCACCGAGTTCGTCGGGGGGTTCGACCTCCAGTCGACGCTCGAGAGCGGGCAGACCTACGTCTGGGACCGCCCCGACGGCGGGATGTTCGACGACGCGGTCGCCTGGGGCGGGAACGCCTGGTACCACACCGTCCTGCCGGCGACCGAGACGGAGACGAGCGAACCCGAGGTGCTCCGGTGCCGGCTCGGTGAGAAGACACTCGAGTGGGAGGCCTCGACCCCACACGCGCCCGAGCATCTGACGCGGCTCCTCCGGCTGGACGACGACCTCGACGCCATCGTCGAGGCCACGCCGGAACTCCCGCTGCTCCGGCGGGCCTACGAGCGGTACGGCGGGATGCGGCTGGTCGAGGACCCGTCGTTCGCGTGCCTGGTATCGTTCATCTGCTCGGCACAGATGCGGGTCTCGCGCATCCACGGGATGCAGGGCCGCCTCGCGAGGGCGTACGGGGACACCGTCGAATTCGATGGCGACACCTACCACGTCTTCCCGACACCGGAGCAGCTCGCGGCCGCCACGGAGGCCGACCTCCGGGACCTGTCGCTGGGCTACCGCGCGCCGTACGTCCAGCGGACGGCCGAGATGGTCGCCGAGGGACAGGCCCATCCCGACGACGCCCGAGAGATGGAGTACGAGGACGCCCGCGACTACCTCACCCAGTTCGTCGGCGTCGGGGACAAGGTCGCGGACTGTGTCCTCCTCTTCTCGCTTGATTTCCTCGAGGCCGTCCCGCTGGACACGTGGATCCGCACGGCCATCGAGGAGTACTACCCCGAGTGTGGGAAGGGCAACTACGCCGATACTTCACGGGCCATCCGGGAGCGCTTCGGTGGCGAGTACGCCGGCTACGCGCAGACGTACGTGTTCCAGTTCCTGCGGACCGGCGGCGAGTAG